A section of the Hippea sp. KM1 genome encodes:
- a CDS encoding precorrin-8X methylmutase: MKGQQIERKSFEIIESSVDLGRFDRFQQAIVKRIIHASGDLEFAKLIEFSHDAVERGIAALREGYSVVCDVNMVKTGITEAFASKIGIELHCFINDPDVIKRSRLENKTRAECCILKANEMFDGIVFVIGNSPTALLEVLRLNRLGVLKPSFVLGFPVGFVDAEKSKKLLAESNLPYITNRGTKGGSPVAASAFRALAGLAFDL; this comes from the coding sequence ATGAAAGGGCAACAGATCGAAAGGAAGAGCTTTGAGATAATAGAATCGAGCGTTGATTTGGGCAGGTTTGATCGATTTCAGCAGGCCATAGTTAAAAGGATAATCCATGCATCGGGTGATCTTGAGTTTGCAAAGCTGATAGAGTTCTCCCATGATGCTGTTGAAAGGGGCATTGCGGCTTTGAGGGAAGGATACAGCGTTGTATGTGATGTAAATATGGTAAAGACGGGTATTACCGAGGCCTTTGCCTCTAAGATAGGCATAGAACTTCACTGTTTTATAAACGACCCCGATGTTATCAAACGATCCAGGTTGGAAAACAAAACAAGGGCTGAGTGCTGTATATTGAAGGCCAATGAGATGTTTGACGGTATAGTCTTTGTAATTGGCAACTCGCCGACGGCCTTGCTTGAGGTGCTTAGGCTAAATCGGCTTGGAGTGTTAAAACCGTCGTTTGTTTTGGGGTTTCCCGTGGGTTTTGTGGATGCGGAAAAATCAAAAAAGCTTCTTGCTGAATCCAACCTGCCTTATATAACAAACAGGGGCACAAAGGGCGGAAGCCCTGTTGCTGCAAGCGCCTTCAGGGCGTTGGCTGGATTGGCCTTCGATTTATGA
- a CDS encoding DHA2 family efflux MFS transporter permease subunit, with the protein MEEKKTNKWLIAIAVMLPTIMEIIDTTIVNVSLPHIQGDLSISLDESTWVLTSYMVSNAIIIPITGWLAVRFGRKRYLLASIFLFTLFSFACGYAPTFLSLVVLRFLQGIAGGGLQPVSQAILLESFPKKEHGMAMAVYGMGVIVAPILGPVLGGWITDNWGWRWIFYINVPIGLFSFLLVNIFVHDPGYIKNMKKTPIDYKGLAYLAIAVGALQILLDNAQRKDWFESRFITTLAIISAVGFGVFIWHELREKHPVVNLRIFKDRSFSAGNALMFFGFFSFFGSVVLLPMYLQNLMGYDAFLAGLVLGPGALTTMIGMPIVGKFLEKGADPRKILLISFIVNYIAINMMAHFNLSADFLSVITPRAIQGISMATFFVPLAAATFADISNEEMGNASGMFNFIRNIGGSFGTAIVTTILTRRAQFHQERLVENLIPTNEAFIQAQQTLSLKFHSVMEQFGVMYKELLRQSMMLAFNDAFYFCAVMFIVLIPLLFILKKPQQAKLH; encoded by the coding sequence ATGGAGGAAAAGAAAACCAACAAGTGGCTCATCGCCATAGCGGTGATGTTGCCCACGATAATGGAGATCATAGACACAACCATAGTGAATGTCTCACTGCCCCACATCCAAGGCGATTTGAGCATTAGCTTAGACGAATCCACATGGGTATTAACCTCTTACATGGTGTCCAACGCCATAATTATCCCCATAACGGGCTGGCTGGCCGTAAGATTCGGCAGAAAGAGATACCTGCTTGCATCCATATTTCTGTTTACCCTGTTCTCCTTTGCATGCGGATATGCACCAACATTCCTATCCCTTGTGGTGTTAAGGTTTCTCCAGGGTATAGCAGGGGGCGGATTGCAACCTGTATCACAGGCCATACTGCTTGAATCATTCCCCAAAAAGGAGCACGGCATGGCTATGGCCGTTTACGGCATGGGTGTCATTGTTGCCCCTATTTTGGGGCCTGTGCTTGGCGGATGGATCACGGATAACTGGGGCTGGAGATGGATATTCTACATCAATGTGCCAATAGGGTTGTTCTCCTTCTTGCTGGTAAACATATTCGTACACGACCCGGGATACATAAAGAACATGAAAAAGACACCCATCGATTACAAGGGGCTTGCTTATCTTGCCATAGCCGTCGGAGCATTGCAGATACTCCTTGATAATGCCCAGAGGAAGGATTGGTTTGAATCCAGATTCATCACGACACTGGCGATTATATCGGCTGTCGGGTTTGGAGTGTTCATATGGCATGAGCTAAGGGAAAAACACCCTGTTGTTAACCTGCGCATCTTTAAAGACAGATCGTTTTCTGCGGGCAATGCCCTCATGTTTTTTGGGTTTTTTAGCTTCTTTGGAAGCGTGGTGCTTCTGCCGATGTATCTTCAAAACCTCATGGGATACGATGCATTCTTGGCCGGATTGGTGTTGGGGCCTGGCGCTCTAACAACAATGATCGGCATGCCTATCGTTGGTAAGTTTTTAGAGAAGGGTGCAGACCCAAGAAAGATACTCCTGATAAGCTTTATCGTCAATTACATAGCCATAAACATGATGGCTCACTTCAATCTATCGGCAGACTTTTTAAGCGTAATCACGCCCAGGGCCATCCAGGGTATATCCATGGCCACATTCTTTGTCCCGCTGGCCGCTGCAACATTTGCCGATATAAGCAACGAGGAGATGGGCAACGCCTCGGGTATGTTTAACTTCATCAGGAACATAGGGGGAAGCTTCGGAACGGCCATAGTCACAACAATACTAACCCGAAGGGCTCAATTCCATCAGGAGAGGCTTGTTGAAAACCTGATACCCACAAACGAGGCATTCATACAGGCGCAACAGACCCTATCATTAAAGTTCCATTCGGTGATGGAGCAGTTCGGCGTTATGTATAAGGAGTTGTTAAGACAGTCGATGATGTTGGCCTTCAACGACGCCTTCTATTTCTGTGCAGTGATGTTTATCGTGCTCATACCGCTACTTTTCATCCTTAAGAAGCCGCAGCAGGCGAAACTGCACTGA
- the cobI gene encoding precorrin-2 C(20)-methyltransferase, producing the protein MGKVFVIGLGAGDEGLITLKAFRILKGCDVVITPKSSLSARSVALEIVRGIMDESKIEFFLFPTTNDEEQLKEAYDKEAERIKQLTDEGKSVAYTTIGDVSVYSTFNYLSERLNRLGVDFEIIEGIPSFISLADRVKKPLVLKGESFAVVELKEGVDKIVKLFELVSTVVVMKIGNRIEQLFELTDRLNLEYAYLGSKLYLDGEQIVDLLSARREEISDAYLSVAILKGAK; encoded by the coding sequence ATGGGCAAGGTGTTTGTTATTGGTCTTGGGGCTGGGGATGAGGGGCTTATTACGCTTAAGGCCTTCAGGATTCTTAAGGGGTGCGATGTTGTGATAACGCCCAAATCGTCTCTATCTGCAAGGAGCGTTGCGTTAGAGATTGTAAGGGGTATAATGGATGAGAGTAAGATTGAGTTTTTCTTGTTTCCCACAACAAACGATGAAGAACAGCTAAAGGAGGCTTACGATAAGGAGGCCGAAAGGATAAAACAGCTGACAGATGAAGGCAAAAGCGTTGCATACACCACCATCGGCGATGTTTCTGTCTATTCCACATTCAATTACCTATCCGAAAGATTGAATCGCCTGGGTGTGGATTTTGAGATCATAGAGGGCATACCATCGTTTATCTCTTTGGCAGATAGAGTAAAAAAACCCCTGGTGCTTAAAGGGGAATCCTTTGCTGTTGTTGAGCTTAAAGAGGGTGTGGATAAGATTGTAAAGTTGTTTGAGCTTGTGAGCACCGTTGTTGTTATGAAAATAGGCAACAGGATTGAACAGCTCTTTGAGTTGACGGATAGGCTAAATCTTGAATACGCCTATCTGGGCTCTAAGCTTTACTTAGATGGCGAGCAGATTGTTGACCTCTTAAGCGCAAGAAGGGAAGAGATATCCGATGCGTATCTGTCTGTGGCCATACTGAAGGGCGCCAAATGA
- the cobK gene encoding precorrin-6A reductase has protein sequence MILILGGTSDTHKVVDSLKEPYIITVATDYGFSVFFRLYGERVKRIRFTEESLRGFIEKHGIDRIIDTTHPYAKEISRIARSVSSYMGIPYENRKRKLSVEFDYEGIFLAKDIEQAKEFLKNNCNRILFTIGSKPLDEFVDFKDRGYFRILPYSSSIDRCLKLGIEPKRIIAMQGPFSVKLNEALIDEFGIDCLVSKNSGKAGGLDSKIEAARRKNIRVVMLL, from the coding sequence ATGATACTGATTCTTGGTGGAACATCCGATACACACAAGGTTGTCGATAGCCTAAAGGAGCCATACATAATCACCGTCGCCACCGATTACGGCTTTAGTGTTTTCTTTAGGCTCTATGGTGAAAGGGTTAAACGAATCAGGTTTACGGAGGAATCGTTAAGGGGTTTTATAGAAAAACACGGCATCGATAGGATAATCGACACGACACATCCGTATGCTAAAGAGATTTCAAGGATAGCAAGAAGCGTCTCATCTTATATGGGCATACCCTATGAAAACAGAAAGAGGAAGCTGTCTGTGGAGTTTGATTATGAAGGTATTTTTTTGGCTAAAGATATAGAACAGGCTAAGGAATTTTTAAAGAATAACTGCAATAGGATTCTGTTTACCATAGGCTCAAAGCCTTTGGATGAATTTGTCGATTTTAAGGATAGGGGTTATTTCAGGATTTTACCCTATTCAAGCTCTATAGACAGATGCCTTAAGCTCGGTATAGAACCAAAAAGGATAATAGCCATGCAGGGGCCGTTCTCTGTCAAATTAAACGAGGCGTTGATAGATGAGTTTGGCATAGACTGCCTGGTATCAAAAAACAGCGGCAAGGCCGGTGGGTTGGATTCAAAGATAGAGGCAGCAAGAAGAAAAAATATTCGTGTGGTTATGCTGCTTTAA
- a CDS encoding N-6 DNA methylase, with protein MGAEALGVLKRRMYGEHLTPIQIFKRFVLPEIKNQLYDYVWVDLFAGEGNLILPILELIPENKRADFFKKHIYLFDIQQELINRAIKNAESYGIPENIARNNIIQKDTLKEYPKFLLDLDLPIYHVTNPPYLYIGYIVKHKETWKYLEYFKNGNEGYQDLYQLGLINDLRNGIERMIYIIPSNFLFGFSVSNKIRDDFLEHYTIKKAVIFEKGIFEHTGTNVVICFFEKKGLPGREQFSFEGIKINREIQKKTYELKPRNHYRAGNDFEDFVDSFKADRPLKIKYYLTVEEVEDNRGDYAVNVIDANGFNGKEYQMIRVCINRELYDKVMSNILFVRTVDTGGFNGRAGLYKIRDVFGVDGILVTKAKYRTHPIQIFLEPQLTQEEQILLMNYFNLMLEYFRSKTDSEFMTTYKYSNSEYTRKYLGLSQVKKLIQTFPWLSITKAEQTELEKLVNSKNAEGVIFFLKERNKRRKLQLWL; from the coding sequence GTGGGGGCTGAAGCTTTAGGAGTATTGAAAAGAAGGATGTACGGTGAACACCTTACTCCTATCCAAATATTCAAAAGATTTGTATTGCCTGAGATAAAAAACCAACTCTATGATTATGTTTGGGTGGATTTATTTGCAGGCGAAGGCAATCTAATACTCCCGATTTTGGAGCTTATTCCCGAAAATAAAAGGGCGGATTTTTTTAAAAAGCATATATACTTATTTGATATTCAACAGGAGTTAATAAACAGGGCTATTAAAAATGCAGAAAGCTACGGTATACCTGAAAATATTGCAAGAAATAATATAATTCAAAAAGATACACTAAAAGAGTATCCTAAGTTTTTGCTTGATCTGGATTTACCGATTTACCATGTAACTAACCCACCTTATTTGTATATAGGCTATATTGTAAAACATAAAGAAACATGGAAATATTTGGAGTATTTCAAAAACGGCAATGAGGGTTATCAGGATTTATATCAACTCGGTCTGATTAACGATTTGCGCAATGGTATTGAAAGAATGATCTATATCATTCCATCAAATTTTCTCTTCGGTTTTTCTGTTTCAAATAAGATAAGGGATGATTTTTTGGAGCATTACACCATTAAAAAGGCTGTTATTTTCGAGAAAGGAATTTTTGAACATACAGGGACAAATGTGGTTATATGTTTTTTTGAGAAGAAGGGATTACCTGGTCGTGAACAGTTTTCCTTTGAGGGGATAAAGATCAATAGGGAGATCCAAAAAAAGACATATGAGCTTAAGCCGAGAAATCACTATCGTGCAGGCAACGACTTTGAAGATTTTGTTGATAGTTTTAAGGCAGATAGACCTTTAAAAATCAAATATTATTTGACTGTGGAGGAAGTGGAGGATAACAGGGGTGATTATGCGGTTAATGTAATTGATGCGAATGGTTTTAACGGTAAGGAATATCAAATGATAAGAGTATGCATAAACAGGGAACTTTATGATAAAGTTATGTCGAATATCTTGTTTGTAAGAACTGTGGATACCGGTGGTTTTAATGGCAGGGCTGGACTTTATAAAATAAGAGATGTTTTTGGTGTGGATGGGATTTTGGTGACAAAGGCTAAATATAGAACCCATCCAATCCAGATATTTTTAGAACCACAGCTTACACAAGAAGAACAAATTTTGCTTATGAATTATTTTAATCTGATGCTTGAGTATTTTAGGAGCAAGACAGACAGTGAGTTCATGACCACTTATAAATATTCTAATAGTGAATACACAAGAAAATATCTCGGATTATCTCAGGTAAAGAAGCTGATCCAAACGTTCCCTTGGCTGAGTATTACCAAAGCAGAGCAAACGGAATTGGAAAAATTGGTTAACAGTAAGAATGCTGAAGGTGTTATATTTTTCTTGAAAGAAAGAAATAAAAGAAGGAAGTTGCAATTGTGGCTTTAA
- a CDS encoding ABC transporter ATP-binding protein: MAKLEALNVSLKRDRFVLHIDKWTVEDKEKVAVLGENGSGKTTLLEVLSGNLKADKGCVLVDGKDIGRLNKKEKARIVSFLPQFSDVLFSQSVYDIVLLGRYPYSKGYFTDEDKTKTLEVLREFDLLDVKDVGYFELSGGQKRRVMIARSINQDTPINIFDEPFANLDIKHSLSILKKIRQTEKTIVASIHDVNLAIAFFDRVVILKSGRVVFDGKPNDLDTGVLHEAYGVDFRSCSGRFVFI, encoded by the coding sequence ATGGCTAAACTTGAGGCGTTGAATGTGAGCCTAAAAAGGGATAGGTTTGTTTTGCATATAGATAAATGGACTGTGGAGGATAAGGAGAAGGTTGCCGTATTGGGCGAAAACGGGAGCGGTAAGACCACACTCCTTGAGGTTCTATCGGGCAATTTGAAGGCCGATAAGGGATGCGTTTTGGTCGATGGTAAGGATATAGGCAGGCTTAATAAGAAGGAAAAAGCCAGGATTGTATCCTTCCTTCCGCAGTTTAGTGATGTGCTTTTTTCTCAAAGTGTTTACGATATTGTTCTTTTGGGCAGGTATCCATACAGCAAGGGTTATTTTACCGATGAGGATAAAACAAAGACGCTTGAGGTGTTGAGAGAGTTTGACCTTTTGGATGTTAAGGATGTAGGCTATTTTGAGCTATCCGGTGGTCAAAAAAGGAGGGTGATGATAGCAAGGTCTATCAATCAGGATACCCCGATAAATATCTTTGATGAACCGTTTGCCAATCTGGATATTAAACACTCGTTGTCCATTTTAAAGAAAATCAGACAGACAGAGAAAACAATAGTTGCATCGATACACGATGTTAACCTTGCCATAGCGTTCTTTGATAGGGTTGTTATCCTAAAAAGTGGCCGTGTGGTGTTTGATGGGAAACCGAATGATTTAGATACGGGGGTGCTGCATGAAGCATACGGTGTGGATTTTAGGTCTTGTTCTGGGCGTTTTGTTTTCATTTAA
- a CDS encoding MarR family winged helix-turn-helix transcriptional regulator, translating to MEDYLSKEPLGKWISILYRYSMIHANEKLKPFNMTASQLMFFIFTVDNAGITQEKLSYMLKINKSTTAKAIKVLEKNGYITRTVSEKDRRSYNLYPTPKAIEVRKQIRKLALEWDDILCRGLTKDDKEKIYEILKTMAKNAEDYIINQRRNTHERNKG from the coding sequence ATGGAGGATTATTTAAGCAAGGAACCGTTAGGGAAGTGGATCTCTATCCTATACAGATACTCCATGATTCATGCCAATGAGAAGTTAAAGCCGTTTAATATGACGGCCAGTCAGTTGATGTTTTTTATCTTTACCGTGGACAATGCAGGTATAACACAAGAGAAACTTAGCTATATGCTAAAGATCAACAAAAGCACAACGGCAAAAGCCATAAAGGTGTTGGAAAAAAATGGATATATAACAAGGACGGTATCCGAAAAGGACAGGCGCTCCTATAATCTTTACCCAACCCCAAAGGCCATAGAGGTCAGAAAGCAGATAAGGAAACTGGCCTTGGAATGGGACGATATACTCTGCAGGGGGCTAACAAAAGACGATAAAGAAAAGATCTATGAGATTTTAAAGACAATGGCCAAGAATGCGGAAGACTATATTATTAACCAAAGGAGAAATACACATGAAAGAAACAAAGGCTAA
- a CDS encoding secondary thiamine-phosphate synthase enzyme YjbQ, with translation MKSYRKELWFNTKERVELINITQEVENAVKESGIKEGLCLVNAMHITASVFINDDEPGLHQDYKEWLEKLAPHEPISRYRHNLTGEDNGDAHLKRQIMGREVVVAITDGKLDFGPWEQIFYGEFDGRRPKRVLIKIIGE, from the coding sequence ATGAAGTCATACAGAAAGGAGTTATGGTTTAACACAAAAGAGAGGGTGGAGTTAATAAACATCACTCAAGAGGTGGAAAACGCCGTAAAAGAGAGCGGCATAAAAGAGGGTCTGTGTTTGGTAAACGCTATGCACATAACCGCCTCTGTATTCATAAACGACGATGAACCCGGGCTGCATCAGGACTATAAGGAATGGCTTGAGAAGCTGGCACCGCATGAGCCGATAAGCAGATACAGGCATAACCTAACGGGTGAGGACAACGGTGATGCCCACCTAAAAAGGCAGATTATGGGGCGAGAGGTCGTTGTGGCAATTACAGACGGCAAGCTCGATTTTGGCCCGTGGGAGCAGATATTTTACGGTGAGTTCGACGGCAGAAGACCCAAAAGGGTTCTAATCAAGATCATCGGCGAATAA
- a CDS encoding ABC transporter substrate-binding protein, with the protein MKHTVWILGLVLGVLFSFNGFCFDRVVILAPDAADIFEKLKLTDRVVGITRHVKGFENAKRVGTHLRPNIEIIRSLHPDMIVLKRKNELDESMFKDVRFYYYNPQTLKGILSCIEEIGALFGKRRQAEGLIEELKSRLKTIEKLKRRPKVVFEVMQMPYILAGKRSIVNDIIETAQGINVIDGDKYFVRTSPEVVFLKKPDIYIYEVGPMNKNPTPPNKRALLNKLNMEVVRVDESRFLRANTVSFDSAVYLYKVFKAWSEHGR; encoded by the coding sequence ATGAAGCATACGGTGTGGATTTTAGGTCTTGTTCTGGGCGTTTTGTTTTCATTTAATGGTTTCTGTTTCGATAGGGTTGTTATACTTGCACCGGATGCCGCAGATATATTTGAAAAGCTTAAGCTTACAGATAGGGTTGTGGGTATAACAAGGCATGTTAAGGGTTTTGAGAATGCGAAAAGGGTAGGCACCCACTTAAGACCCAATATAGAGATTATAAGGTCTTTGCATCCAGATATGATAGTTCTAAAGAGGAAGAATGAGTTGGATGAGTCTATGTTTAAGGATGTGAGGTTTTACTATTACAATCCACAGACGCTTAAGGGTATATTGTCCTGCATAGAAGAGATAGGGGCATTGTTTGGAAAAAGAAGGCAGGCAGAGGGGCTTATAGAGGAATTGAAATCCAGGCTTAAAACGATTGAAAAGTTAAAGAGAAGGCCGAAGGTGGTGTTTGAGGTTATGCAGATGCCCTATATCCTTGCTGGTAAAAGATCGATAGTTAACGATATTATAGAAACAGCTCAAGGCATAAATGTGATAGATGGGGATAAGTATTTTGTCAGAACATCGCCAGAGGTGGTTTTCTTAAAAAAGCCCGATATCTATATCTATGAGGTGGGCCCGATGAACAAAAACCCCACACCGCCCAACAAAAGGGCTCTGCTTAATAAGCTCAACATGGAGGTTGTTAGGGTGGATGAGAGCAGGTTTTTAAGGGCCAATACGGTTTCCTTCGATAGTGCCGTCTATTTGTATAAGGTTTTTAAAGCCTGGAGTGAGCATGGCCGCTAA
- the ribD gene encoding bifunctional diaminohydroxyphosphoribosylaminopyrimidine deaminase/5-amino-6-(5-phosphoribosylamino)uracil reductase RibD, with translation MDKDEFFMRRAIELAKKARNKTCPNPLVGAVIVKDGKIIGEGYHKRAGLPHAEVEAINSVGDKSLLKGATIYVNLEPCNHYGRTPPCSLAIIQSGISRVVIAMRDVNQKARGGIERLKEAGIDVRVGVLEDEAKRLNEVFIENITKNKPFFIMKAAMLLNGCITVKGGVSQWITSQKARRFSHRLRGTNSAVLVGINTVIMDDPLLTCRIKGYRQPKRVVLDMNMKIPISARMFSEYADNIYIITSKNSDEAKKRVLESMGVNIVECSVSNGEFDPIDLSEKLLKNDICSCVVEGGSRTHGYFLKNGLYNKAYLFYAPKISGSYGAFNVAGFEAPKSLDGVSSLKDAKCRKVGDDLLIEGYF, from the coding sequence ATGGATAAAGATGAGTTCTTTATGAGAAGGGCCATAGAGTTAGCCAAAAAAGCAAGGAACAAGACTTGCCCGAATCCCCTGGTTGGTGCCGTTATTGTAAAAGACGGCAAAATCATAGGTGAAGGCTATCACAAAAGAGCCGGCCTGCCACATGCAGAGGTTGAGGCTATAAACTCCGTTGGCGATAAAAGCCTGCTAAAGGGCGCCACCATCTATGTCAACTTAGAGCCGTGCAACCACTATGGCAGAACCCCGCCTTGCTCGTTGGCCATCATACAATCCGGCATAAGCCGTGTTGTCATAGCCATGAGGGATGTAAATCAAAAGGCGAGGGGCGGTATTGAGAGGCTCAAAGAAGCAGGCATAGATGTGAGGGTTGGTGTTTTGGAGGATGAGGCTAAAAGGCTTAATGAGGTTTTCATAGAGAATATAACAAAAAACAAGCCATTTTTCATAATGAAGGCTGCCATGCTTCTGAACGGTTGTATAACGGTTAAAGGGGGTGTGTCTCAGTGGATAACATCCCAGAAGGCCCGCCGCTTCTCCCACAGGCTAAGGGGCACAAATAGCGCTGTCCTTGTGGGGATTAATACCGTTATAATGGATGATCCGCTTCTTACATGCCGCATTAAGGGATACAGGCAGCCAAAGAGGGTTGTCTTGGATATGAATATGAAGATACCGATATCGGCCAGGATGTTCAGCGAATACGCAGACAACATTTACATAATCACATCAAAGAACTCCGATGAGGCTAAAAAGAGGGTTTTAGAGTCGATGGGTGTCAATATAGTGGAATGCAGCGTGAGCAACGGCGAATTCGACCCGATAGATTTATCCGAAAAACTCCTTAAAAACGATATATGTTCTTGTGTGGTTGAGGGTGGCAGCAGAACCCACGGTTATTTCCTCAAAAACGGCTTGTACAACAAGGCCTATCTCTTTTATGCTCCAAAGATCAGTGGCTCTTACGGTGCGTTTAATGTTGCGGGTTTTGAGGCCCCAAAGAGCTTAGACGGCGTCTCCTCCCTTAAGGATGCAAAGTGCAGAAAAGTGGGCGATGATTTGCTTATAGAGGGGTATTTTTAG
- a CDS encoding HlyD family secretion protein — protein MKETKAKNRPNKKLILILVLVAFAVGTFFFIQYKKTHISTDDAYITNNIYWVNPRISGTIIDVLVDDNQHVKKGQIIAVIDKQPFEIALKSAQANLELAKAKLIEAKEAIPLAQAQINVYKSKLQKAIWDFKRAKRLFKDKVISKDKYEVYLTNYNITKASLEAAEERYRQAEATYKSAQKAVEAARASLERAKLNLSYTNIKAPYEGFITKKSVEVGKFVSPQIPICAIVPDKGAWIVANYKESQIEKMKKGMDVVIKIDAYPHKTFKGTIDSIQYGTGEVFSLFPPQNASGNWIKVTQRIPVKILFKNPPNVPLRVGMSAYTTVLVK, from the coding sequence ATGAAAGAAACAAAGGCTAAAAACAGACCAAACAAGAAACTCATCCTAATCCTTGTGCTTGTGGCTTTTGCCGTGGGGACATTCTTCTTTATACAATACAAAAAGACCCACATCTCAACCGACGATGCCTATATAACCAACAACATCTATTGGGTAAACCCCCGCATTTCAGGAACAATCATAGATGTGCTTGTTGATGACAATCAACATGTGAAGAAGGGGCAAATAATTGCCGTTATCGACAAGCAGCCATTTGAGATTGCCCTCAAATCGGCTCAAGCTAACTTAGAGCTTGCAAAGGCCAAGTTAATCGAGGCAAAGGAGGCCATACCACTTGCCCAGGCCCAAATAAATGTTTACAAATCCAAGCTCCAAAAGGCTATCTGGGACTTCAAAAGGGCAAAGCGGCTCTTTAAGGATAAGGTCATATCAAAAGACAAATACGAGGTTTACCTGACAAATTACAACATAACAAAAGCCTCCTTAGAGGCCGCAGAGGAAAGATACAGGCAGGCAGAGGCAACATACAAAAGCGCACAGAAGGCCGTTGAAGCTGCCAGAGCCTCCCTTGAGAGGGCAAAACTTAACCTATCATACACAAACATAAAGGCGCCTTATGAGGGCTTCATAACCAAAAAGAGTGTTGAGGTGGGTAAATTCGTATCGCCCCAGATACCCATATGTGCGATAGTGCCAGATAAGGGGGCCTGGATTGTGGCCAATTACAAGGAATCCCAGATAGAGAAGATGAAAAAGGGCATGGATGTGGTTATAAAGATAGATGCATATCCGCACAAAACATTCAAAGGCACAATAGACAGCATACAATACGGAACGGGCGAGGTCTTTTCGCTATTTCCACCCCAAAACGCCTCAGGAAACTGGATAAAGGTCACACAGAGGATACCCGTAAAGATACTGTTCAAAAACCCGCCTAATGTGCCCTTAAGGGTTGGAATGAGCGCATATACAACGGTGCTTGTAAAATAG
- the cobA gene encoding uroporphyrinogen-III C-methyltransferase — MAAKLVIASTPPDKGKITNQLREALENCDVILHDRLIDVGILEGVKAKKVFVGKQPYKKHPSQDSINDMIRMYLKRGLRVVRLKGGDAAFFSRATEEVAVAEELNVEVQWIAGVTAASLLCERLKTSLTVRGVSNGVIFITGHTRDNKIEEEYDWDAIVRLKMTLVIYMGIKNLPLISKLLMDRGMDPFTPVAVGMNLGFDDEKVEFFYLKDLKEKREDLKPPAIVVIGDVLRYSLDK, encoded by the coding sequence ATGGCCGCTAAGCTTGTCATAGCCTCAACACCGCCAGATAAGGGCAAGATAACAAATCAGTTGAGAGAGGCTTTAGAGAATTGCGATGTGATACTGCATGACAGACTGATAGATGTTGGAATTCTGGAGGGCGTTAAGGCAAAGAAGGTGTTTGTCGGGAAGCAGCCCTATAAAAAACACCCCTCACAGGATTCCATTAACGACATGATAAGGATGTACCTAAAGAGGGGCTTGAGGGTTGTAAGGCTAAAGGGAGGGGATGCTGCGTTTTTCTCAAGAGCAACAGAGGAGGTGGCTGTTGCTGAGGAGTTGAATGTGGAGGTTCAATGGATAGCAGGCGTAACTGCCGCCTCTTTGTTATGCGAAAGGCTTAAGACTTCGCTTACCGTTAGGGGTGTTTCAAACGGTGTTATTTTTATTACCGGGCATACCAGGGATAACAAAATAGAGGAGGAATACGATTGGGATGCCATAGTAAGGCTGAAAATGACGCTTGTGATTTACATGGGCATAAAGAACCTTCCGCTTATATCTAAACTGTTGATGGATAGGGGCATGGATCCTTTTACACCTGTGGCCGTGGGCATGAATTTGGGTTTTGACGATGAAAAAGTGGAGTTTTTCTATTTAAAGGATTTGAAAGAAAAAAGGGAAGACCTAAAACCCCCGGCTATTGTTGTCATTGGCGATGTTTTGAGGTATAGTTTAGATAAGTAG